In Anaeromyxobacter diazotrophicus, the sequence CGCTCGACATCGCGCCGTACTCCACGGTGCCGAAGATGGAGAGCAGCGCGAAGAGGCCGATGAGGAAGCCGAAGTCGCCGATGCGGTTGGTGACGAACGCCTTGCGGCCGCAGTACGCCTTCTGCTGGTCGGTGTACCAGAAGCCGATGAGCAGGTAGCTGCAGAGGCCGACGCCCTCCCACCCGACGAAGGTGAGCACCAGGCTGTCGCCCAGCACGAGCGTCATCATCGCCGCCACGAAGAGGTTCAGGTACGTGAAGAACCGCGCGTACCCGAAGTCGTCCTCGTGCGACATGTAGGACGCGGCGTAGAGGTGGATGAGCGAGCCGACGCCCGTGACGACGAGCGCCAGGGTCCCGGAGAGCCGGTCGAGCAAGAGCCCCCAGCTCACGTCCACGAGCGCGCGGCCGTCCGGGCCGGGGACGCGGAACCAGGTGCCGCCGCGGAAGTGCAGCGGCTCGCCCTGGACCACCGCCGCGAAGGCGATGACGGCGAGGACGAAGGCCGCCACCATCACGCCCACCGCGATCACGGCGGCGTTGGCCTTCCCGAGCCGCCGTCCGATGAGCCCATTCACCAGCGCGCCGGCGAGCGGCAGCGCGATGATCAGCCACAGATAGGACTGCGCCGCAGCCGCGTCACCCAGGGATGGAGACATAAGGTGGGGCGAAGGATTACCTTGCCCAACGAATTCAGGCAACTGGGTTGTCGCAGGACAGAGCGTGCAACCCGGCCGCGGAGCGGATGGGGGACCTCCGCCGTGCTATGCGACAGGACATGACCCCGGACAAGGACACCGGCCCCGCCGCGCAGGTCCGCAGGATTCCCAAGGCGGACCGGCTCCTGGCCGCGGCGGCCGAGGCCGGGCTGGTGGCGCGGCTCGGGCACGCTCAGGTCATGGAGGCGGTGCGCGGCGCGCTCGACGAGGTGCGCGCCCGCGTGCTCGCCGGCGAGCCGTGCCCGCCGGCGGAGGTCCTCGAGGCGGAGGTCCTGGCGCGCCTCTCCGAGGCGGCCCGCGGCTCGCTGCGGCGCGTCGTCAACGCCACCGGCGTCGTCATCCACACGAACCTCGGCCGCGCGCCGCTCTCGGACGACGCGCTCGCCGCGATGCGGGCGGTGGGCGAGGGGTACTCGAACCTCGAGTACGACCTGGAGGCGGGCGAGCGGGGCGACCGTTACGGCCACGCGGCGGCGGCGCTGTGCCGGCTCACCGGGGCCGAGGCGGCGGTGGTGGTGAACAACAACGCGTCGTCGGTGCTGATCGCGCTGGCGGCGCTGTGCTTCGGCGAGGGGCCGGACCGCGGCGCGCCCACCCTCTCCCCGGCCCTCCCCCTCTCGGAGGGGGAGGGGGGCGGGGCACGGGGAGCGGGGCGGGGCGAGCAGGCGTCGCTCCCCGAGGTCGTCATCTCCCGCGGCCAGCTGGTCGAGATCGGCGGCGGCTTCCGCATCCCCGACGTGCTGCGCCGCTCGGGCGCCGCGCTGGTGGAGGTCGGCAGCACCAACCGCACCTACCTGCGCGACTTCGAGGCGGCCGCCACCCCGCGCACCCGCATGCTCCTGTCGGTGCACCGCTCCAACTTCCGCCTCTCGGGCTTCGTGCACGACGCCGAGCTCGCCGAGCTGGTCGCGCTGGGGAGGCGGCTCGGGGTGTGGGTGCTGGACGACCTCGGCTCGGGCACGCTCCTCCCCACCGAGCGCTTCGGCCTCGGCCGCGAGCCCACCGTGCAGGAGCGCGTCGCGGCCGGGGCGGACCTCGTCTGCTTCTCGGGCGACAAGCTCCTCGGCGGCCCGCAGGCGGGGATCCTGGTCGGCCGGCGCGAGGCGGTGGAGCGCGTGAAGCGCCACCCGCTCATGCGCGCGCTGCGCGTCGACAAGCTCACCCTGGCCGCGCTCTC encodes:
- the selA gene encoding L-seryl-tRNA(Sec) selenium transferase — its product is MTPDKDTGPAAQVRRIPKADRLLAAAAEAGLVARLGHAQVMEAVRGALDEVRARVLAGEPCPPAEVLEAEVLARLSEAARGSLRRVVNATGVVIHTNLGRAPLSDDALAAMRAVGEGYSNLEYDLEAGERGDRYGHAAAALCRLTGAEAAVVVNNNASSVLIALAALCFGEGPDRGAPTLSPALPLSEGEGGGARGAGRGEQASLPEVVISRGQLVEIGGGFRIPDVLRRSGAALVEVGSTNRTYLRDFEAAATPRTRMLLSVHRSNFRLSGFVHDAELAELVALGRRLGVWVLDDLGSGTLLPTERFGLGREPTVQERVAAGADLVCFSGDKLLGGPQAGILVGRREAVERVKRHPLMRALRVDKLTLAALSATLAHYERGEAEERVPVWRAIAQPPAALEARARGWLVALGDLAPGATVKESTSAVGGGSLPEVTLPTRVLALPSRAPDALAARLRRGDPAVVGRIEEGALVLDPRAVAPGEDELLVRAVRAALAAGT